The Cynocephalus volans isolate mCynVol1 chromosome 16, mCynVol1.pri, whole genome shotgun sequence DNA segment ATCACACCATGCATGATTCAATCTGAAAGGGCACATTAAAATCTTGGGCTTGAATTGTGggtttgtctatttctctctgtGGTTCCATCATTCCTGGCTTTACATACTTGAATTTGGCCTCTTTATTTTTAGATTCAGGTGTGTTCACGTTGGTCATatcttttgttctattttttcatttagtcAGAAAATAGGATCGACAGCTCTAGCTTTCTTCTGATTCACGTCTGCCTCCTTTTATTTCCATCCTATTGGTGGCCTTTTGTTTAAAGTGTGTatctcttgtagacaacatattgttgactcttttcttttaaatccaaCTCAAGACTACCTTTTAATTGGTGAAATTAGCCCTTTTACATTTAGTGTAAAAGCATTTATCCTAATTTTGTTGTAAGTATTGTAATTATGAATTACTGTTATTAGGACTTGTATTTATCACTAAATCGGAACTTTATTTTGTCaccttatttcatattttcattcacTACacatctttgcatttattttttctccttctctttccactGAGTAGATCTTTCTGCAGGTTTAAGAAATGgtgaatttctgttttgtttcttcctgCAGCTGCCCTTGTTTACTCGCCCAGCTTGCTTTCTGCACCTTATCTTCACCCACATCTCCCTTCTGACCAGAGAAGCATCTCAGCATGTTCTTACTTCCCTTGGTCTTCACCCTCCCCCTCTCCACTGTGTTGTTATTATCTATAAGTTTTATCTAGATCGTTATGTAGATTGCACATACATTGTagattgtatgtttattttctttagtcattatttttgtggggaaaaaaaaaaccctatcgATTGCTTCTTATTTCTCTTGTAATGATCTTCCACATTTGGGTCTCTTACTTGAATACTGCCCACAAGAGTGATTTCAAAGTTGACTCTTGGTGATGTGTCTTAAGAGAACATCTTCATTATATTTatacagtttgtggtaatttagtTAGATATGGCACTCTAGGTACACAGctcttttcttttagtagttaaGCTGTTATTTCATCATCTTGCTGAACTCAAAGTTGTCTTTGGGAAGTCTGGTGTTGTCTAAGTTTTAGGATTTGCTCTCCGCTTTTGAGGTTTGGACAGTCCCCAGAGTGAGTCCAGGTGTGCGCTTTCCCTTGTCTCTCCCGTTCAGTCTCATGTAAGCTCCTTTATATGAGCTCCTGCACAACTCTCCAACTCTGGGAAGTTTCTAATCATTCCTGTCTCTTTCTCACCCTTTATTggctatattttcttctattacctGTGACTCAGGTTTTCTTGTTCTCCTTATCTGGTCCTTCTAGGAGATTTCCTCTGTTGGATACCCCCTTGCTGACGGCGGCTTCCCCACTGCTTACTCCATCTACTATTTTGTGAGGTCGGTGATTACATTTTTCACCCCTAACATTTCCACGTGGATGTTTTGACAACTGACTTTCCTGCCCCTGTCCTTTAAGGACGTCGGTTAGTTGGCTTTGACTGGTGCTGTTCTGCTCTTGTTCCACGAAGTAGCCCGTGTGGCTGTCCCTCTTTTGGACAGGATGCCCTCCCAGGATACTAGTTATTGGACCATGAGTCTTGAGGGTACCCAGGTCTGGTCCAGGGTTTGGGGGTGGGCCAAGCCTGCAGTGGAGAGAGGGCGAACACCTGGGTGACAGGCCCCACTCCTCAGAGCCCTCTGTCTCCCTTGCCAACACCCCCCTTTTGGCTGCTGTCCCTTGGCCAACTCCATGTGTCAGGAGCTGAGCTTTAATGGGAGgggtcaggaggaggaggaggagcatggGGAGCAGGGACCTAAGTATGGGGGGGTCAGGAGGAGGAGCATGGGGAGCAGGGACCTAAGTATGGGGGGGTCAGGAGGAGGAGCACAGGAAGCAGGGACCTAAGTAtggaggggacaggaggaggagcacGGAGAGCAGGGCCCTGGCATGGAGGGTGCTGGATGTAAAGGAGCCAGCATGAGCCAGCCATGAGTACAGCTGCTGGCACGTGGGTCGcaaggaggggagggggacagtGGCGGTGCCATCCTGTCCTTGCAGGGCTCTGGTCATGGCTGACCACCCTGACTGAGGGGATGAGTCCCTGGAGACGGCTCATAGTGCTGTCTGCTCATCTCTCAGGAAGTTGCTTCAGACATGCGTGAGAAAGAGGCAGTTTGGGGGAGCCGAGGGTCAGGCGCCGGTGGGCAAGACAGTCGGCTCCACCTGGCAACAGCACTTGAAGGGAATGCGGAGACCCCCAACCtaatttacagatggggagactgaggccagaGGGGCAGTGGCTTGTCTAAGGCCATGACACCTGCTGTACACCTGGCTGAGCCCCAAGCTATACTCCAGGACACTGGCCCAGCTGGACATGGCTTTGAGGTGGCATCCTGCACAAGGAGGGGTCCAGGATTAATGTGCCaacaaaagagagagggaagaactTGCTGGGGTCCACAGAGAGCCCTTGGCCAGCTGGGCAGGGGTCCCAACTCTGAAACATCCCAGGGGCAGGTGTGGGGCACgtgggggaaggtgggggaggtgTGGGGCAggtgaggggcaggtgggggcagTTGAGGAGCGGGTGGGGGGCTGGCGGGGGCAGCCGGAAGGCGTTTGGTGCGTGTGGGCCCTGGCTCCACGCAGCGGGTGTTCCCAGCAGGGCATCTGGGAACGGAGAGTGGTCTGGGAAGGCCGGGGAAAGCTCGTGCGGCTCCAGCTGACAGcccttgcccaaggtcccatGGCAGCCCGCTGTGGCTCCAGGAGTGGCCGCTGCCTGCTGGAGCTGGTGGCAGAGGCTGTTGAGGGGCGTACTCTGCTGTCCACCTGGCCAGGCGAGTGGCTTCTCTGTGGGGTGTCTGAGTCTGCGGGGGCTGGACTGGGGTCCGGGGAGGGGAAGTGCCCTGCCCccgccttctctctccctcttcctccaagGTCTTACGCACAAACACACAAGCTGCACAAACCCGAGGTGGGCACTTGGCGAGGGGTCTGTCAGTCTGagcccctgccccatccctggctccCAGCTGATCGAGAAATAAATGCAGAAGTCAGAGAGGGAGGAAAACAAGGACTTTAATTCTGGCAAGGCTGGGAGGGGGTCTaaccctctcccaccccctcgGCCGGGCTGCTCCAGGGGCACGGAGACCTGTTGGTGGGTGGGCTGGCCCTGAGGGAGAGGACCCTTTGCCTGACTACACCCAACAGAGAAGCCCTCCTTGgccagaggaaggaaggatgacAGCCAGGCGTCCTCTCTGATGGCAGCCTGAGCAGGGCCACCTCGGGCGGCaggcagggaaggcttcctggaggaggcaccCCGTCCACCCAGAAGTACGGTGGAGCCTGGCGGATGCCAAGAGCTGGCTGTGTGTCAGCACCGGGCGAGCTGGGCAGGCCAGGCCGTGGTGGCGCCTGCTGGGCTCACTGGTAGTGGTTGGGGGTGGACAGCGTGTTGTGGCGGCTGCAGGACATGTCCTCGTACACCACACACACCGCAGCCTTATTCCTCGAGCAGCAGAGTTTCTTGATCTGAAAGACAGAGCCGGTCATCTCCCAGCCGGACCTGGACCCCCAGGGCTCCTCGCTCTGGGCGCCCCTTTCTTTAACACACACCCCTTGTTAACATGAGCACCAGGACGCAGCCGGGCTTCTGGGCCTGCCTGAAGCTCGGTTTGCCAGGGACCTCGCCAGCCCCGGGCCTCCTGCGCTGCCCAGTGGCACGTGAGGGGCTTCCCCAGACCTGGGGGCGGGGCAGAGCCCAGGGGCAGCGCACTGTACAGGGGAAGGTGGCCGTCACCTGCCCCCACACCTGCACCTGGACCGGAGCTGAGCGGCAGGCCCGTTCCTGGCTCCCGTTCCGGGTTTCCCTCCCGCCCTACCGTGCCCGTCTATACTGAGAGCTCCCTGGAGACCCTGCAGGAGAGGGTGCTGTAGGTGCTACGGTTTCCCGTGGGGCCGGCTCTCTGGGGCTGGCGTCCtgtccctcccttcttccccgcTCTTGAGGGGGGCCAACTGACAGGGACGCAGGTGACGCTGGGGGCTCACACTGACCTGTGTCCTCTTCAGCACACACACCACCCCCACGCCCAGTCCGATGAGGAAGCAGGCCACTGCGAGGGCGGCTGGGAGGGCCAAGGACGCCAGCAGAGCCTCCTCGCATGTGCATGCTCCTTGGGACAATTTTTCTGGGAGGAGGAACAAAGAGAGGGGGCTTGGCAGGAGGGGACTCTCCCAGGTGGGGAAGACCCCGTTAACTTCAGGGTTCAGGACAGGGAGGGGccgtggaggtgggagggggagcaACCTAGGAAGCTACCTGGAGGAGGTGGGCTTTGAGCTGGAACAACTCAAGTGAGTGTGGGAGGGCAGGTCCCCAGACACGTGGTCCCAGGGGTGGGCAGCTTCCCTACCTATCACCACGACTATGGTGCTGGGGCCCCAGACGTTGCTTTCCTTGATGGTCTGGCTTTCTGTGATGCCCTGGCAGGTATACACGTCAGAGTCGGCCAGCTGCAGGTGGTGCATGGTGATGGTCAGGTTGTCCTGAGACCCCAAGAAGTCGATGCGGCCCGAGAAGCCCTGATCCACGGTGGGCACCTTCCCGTCTTCGTAGTAGATCACGTTTGTGGTCTGCGGCCAGCTTCGCCTCAGGTACATCCCGCACAGGGGCCCAGTGCTGGAGCAGGTGATGTTGACAGAGCCTCCCTCGGGGGTGATCGTGTAGCGGGGAGACTGCTGCAGCTCTAAGGGAGGACACGGCCAGGCCGGCGGGAGGGACAGAGAATGCCTCTCTGCAGGGGACAGTGATGGGATGTCCAGGCCCCGGGACAGCCCACAGCTATGTCACCACACGTTACGGAGCCTTGGAGCAGCTCTGGCTCCAGCACCCAGGAGGTTGCACCCAAGTTCTGAGGGCCCATGGGGGGCCCACCCAGGCCGGGGCCACCTCAGGGAAAAGGGGCTGGGGCTTCTTCCCTCCAAAGCAGCCGGCCCTCCACGGGCGGCTCGGGCCACTCCACTCGATTCtacactctctccctctcttaaATGAGTCGGGTAGCTGGAGGCCACTGTCTTATCCCCCCAGCCTCCTCTTTCCAGCGctggctgcctcagtttcccccaccGTTTCCACACACCCCGAGCCAGTGGTTCTGTGGAGCAAGCCCCTTCTTGTCGTCCGTGAAACACCCAGAAACAACTGTCATGTGATGGGCCCAGTGCAGTCACAACCCTTCTTTTCAAGTCATCTCTCAGCTTCTTGGCAGACTAAATACCgcagtgttttttttgttttctttttttgcacaaGAATTGTGCGTGGGAAGCCCCTGACTCCCTGATTGTTTTAACTGACGTTGAGCACGTTATGGCAGAGCTTCACCTGTACATGTGTTCCAAAAAGCAAACTACACGGCGAGGTCCTCCCATGGCAAAGGCAACGTTGCTAATTGCAGGAAAGAACTGCCCGGACACGCAGGTAGAGAAAAGAGAGCGCGGGGCCCAGGCTTCAGCCACGTTCCGGTGTCgtccccctcccctgccttctCCGGCACATGCTCGGGGCTAAACCTGACCCCTTGGAAGGGGCAGGAGGGGCTCTGTGGGAAGGCGCTGCTCAGGGACCCCTCTGTCTCTGGCACGCTACTACGGAGGGTCTGGGGAGCACTTACCTTGGGTGGCCAGGGCCCCGGGCAGGGCACGGGCGAGTGCCAGGAGCATGGGCAGCAGCGGCATGTGGGGGAGCCGGGCCATCTCCCCACACCCCAGctccagaccccctcccacagaCGGCTGGGCCTCGCCTTGTCTGTAGCACCCCACCGAGGAGGCACTGCCCCGAAAAACCCGATGAGAGGTCGCCTCCCCGGGGGTCCGGACAGCCCGAGCAGGAGGCACCAGGGAGCAGGCACGTGGTGGCGGGGGTCAGGGCGCTCTGGGAGGGCTTCCTGAAGGAAGCGccgctggggctgggggaggggctgcaggcAGGGGGAGGAGACTCCCACACCCACCCTCCTCCCACCGCCCCGCCCACGGGACAGGCTGTCCGGGTTCTACCCCACCCCCTACATCGCCACAGGGCACATTAGGGGAGAGGACAGAGATGGGTCAGgcctgggggctggggcaggaccAGAGGAAAGACGAGTCTCCTGGGTGGGGTTGAGCGTCAAGGTCGAGAGGCGAGGGGGGCTCAGAGGCTGGCTTCAGGTGCCCTGGTACTCTGGGTCTCTTTCTGCGGGGACCTGATCCACGCCTTGCGATCTGGAGTGTCGCACGTCCACCATCCACAGAGCATCGGGGACCCCAGGGTGGGCCAGACTGAGCCCCGCCTGGGTGTGGGCCATGGCGAGGTCTGCAGCCCCTGGGGAGGCCCCAGATTCTGTTTCCTGTGGGTGCATATCCTGTCCTGGGGGCCTCCTGCCGCAATGGTGAAGTTTCAAATGTTGGTGCCCAAAGCCagcttgtgcgtgtgtgtgcacgtgtgtatacACAGGACAACAGGTGCCCACGGCTCACGTATGGACCTACAGCCAGGGGCTGTTTCTTCCCTGGAGTCCCACCCAAGCAGCGGGGCGTGATCCCTGTTCCAACGGTGGGACACAGGTTTAGGTCTGCTGGGCTGTGTCCTGGGGCAGCTGGTTTCTTACCCCACAGGTAGTCTGCAAATGAGGGGAAGGAGCAGAATCTTGCCAAAAGGCCCTGGAGGGTCCTAGCAAGGCACTGGGGAAGGCGTGAATGACAGATCCTGACCCAATTCCTTTCTCTAGATCCCACCGTATGCGTGTTCCAGACACGCATTCATGAGCACTCCTGGGCGTCTTGATGCACCAGCCACTGTGCCAAGAGCAGAAGGCAGAGTGGACAAGGGACTTACCCCTGGAGCTGACCTCCAGTGAGGCCAGACAGACAGCGAGCAGGACCCACGCATGTGGTGAGAGGGGTGGTCCTGGAAGGCCAAATGGGGAAGGGGCCATTGAATAAATGACTGAGGAGGTGAGAGAGGGTCTTATGGTCTGTGGGGAACAGTGTTCCAAGGAGAGGGATCAGCAGATGCGGAATCCCTGTGGCCAGAATGTGTCTGGTGTGTTTGAGGACAGcaagaggctgggggagggagaggagagggagagagagacggaCACGCACacgtgggggcaggggcagggcctggAAGGGCTTTATGAGGACCCAGAACCAAATCTTCATTAGAGGAAACTTGAAAATATGAgcgcacttcaaaaagttcatggagggctggccggttagctcagttggtagagcacaGGCTTGtgacatcaaggtcatgggttcagattcctgtatcagccaactgcaaaaaaaaaaaaaaaaaagttcttggaaagattcatattagctttttttgggggggctggtcagtatgaggatctgaatctTGGTGTTATGgatgaattatcttttaattctatttttacatgaacttttctCTGTACAAGATAGGCaacaaagacaaaatgaaaatactCAGAACCGACACTGTGTTTCCTGTGAGGTTTTTGGCCTGCGGTGTCCGGGGGACCCATGACTGTCATGCACTCCTCCCGCCATAGTACCAATGTTAAAAATGAACTTTGGCATAACTTGAAATACCTCAACACTCTTTTTAGGCTAGATGTGGTTGATTTCTGTGGCCCCCAGAAGCCCGGTGGGCCTGGGTGCTGCGACCACTGTGACTGACAGGTGTCGGGCAGGAGCTGGTGGATGGGCCCAACCCACCCAGACCCAGCACTGTGGTGACGTGAACATTATTTTAACCTGAGACACAAACGCTCCTGCTCACCCTGGGCCCGGGACAGGCGCCTGCCCAGGGGTCTGGGCGCTGACGGGCCCTGAGAGGGCACACTCGCCAGTCACTGTCCTTGACCTCCTGTTTGGGATCTTTAAAGTTAGCAAGGACTTCCCATGTTTACATCTTTAGGATGCAGCAGctacatttttattgctttaagATGCTAAAGAAgcttttttagatttttgttttttccacttaaaaaaattatatttcccaGCTAAGTTGATGGTTTGTTGATTGGtatattgtatttgttttaaagATTGGCATTGGAGGATTAGCGTGAAAGCATGTGATGTGGTCTTTTagcaaaaaaattcttttttaatcctGTGTGTGCAGATGAGACTAATTAAGAGACACGGTCACACTAATGAAGATGACAAGCACATTTGGGCCCAAGAAGGACAAGCAGGCGGGGGTGGATGTGAGGGGAGGGCATCCCGCCAGGGGGTCTGCCAGGGAGAGACCCTGGGGAGGTCGAGGCCACACCTGTCTTCCACGCAGACAGCTGGCATCTGCCTTGCTCCTGGTGGTAGAGGGGGGTGACACATCACCTCAGGCCTCTAGTGTCCTGGAGGGCTCTGGGGTGACCCCCCATGTCCCCGACCCCCAGGTCTGCAGTCCATGCAGCAGGCGCCGCCTCCTACCTGTGCGAACTTCGGGGGTTGGTGGCGCCGGCACCAGGCGAGCACGGCCACCACCAGCATCAGGAAGAAGGCGGCGAGGACGA contains these protein-coding regions:
- the CD7 gene encoding T-cell antigen CD7; amino-acid sequence: MARLPHMPLLPMLLALARALPGALATQELQQSPRYTITPEGGSVNITCSSTGPLCGMYLRRSWPQTTNVIYYEDGKVPTVDQGFSGRIDFLGSQDNLTITMHHLQLADSDVYTCQGITESQTIKESNVWGPSTIVVVIEKLSQGACTCEEALLASLALPAALAVACFLIGLGVGVVCVLKRTQIKKLCCSRNKAAVCVVYEDMSCSRHNTLSTPNHYQ